A window of Clostridium sp. 'White wine YQ' contains these coding sequences:
- a CDS encoding aminotransferase class III-fold pyridoxal phosphate-dependent enzyme encodes MRAEEIKDTLKKYNLQSWSKQRNINPIPVEKADGIYFWDYDGNRYSDMSSQLVNMNLGFGSKVIGDAIKEQVDKYCYIGPSFGAESRAKLAKKIIELMPDNMGKVFFTNAGAESNENAVKIARLYTGKSKIFSRYRSYHGSSFGSGNLTGEPRRYALEPGIPGFIKFFDPYIYREAIEFESEEAATKYYLDKLREQIIYEGPDSIAAIVLETITGSNGVIIPPKGYLPGVRKLCDEFKILMICDEVMTGWGRTGKMFGFENFDIKPDIVTFAKGVTCGYVQLGGVVVSKEIAEYFDDNLLSCGLTYSGHPLACAAGIACVNYYEDENILENVNSVGKVLGERLEELKEKHPSVGDVRYIGLFSAVELVKDKKTKEPLVPYGKDPEGIMGKILGELKARKFMTYTHENMILVAPPLIITKEQLEEELVKLDEVLYIVDKKYI; translated from the coding sequence ATGAGAGCAGAAGAAATAAAAGACACATTGAAAAAGTATAATTTACAATCATGGAGTAAACAAAGAAATATAAATCCCATTCCAGTTGAAAAAGCAGATGGAATTTATTTTTGGGATTATGATGGAAATAGATATTCAGATATGTCATCACAGCTTGTTAATATGAATCTTGGTTTCGGAAGTAAGGTAATTGGGGATGCAATTAAAGAACAAGTAGATAAATATTGTTATATAGGACCATCCTTTGGTGCAGAATCTCGTGCAAAGCTTGCAAAGAAAATAATAGAGCTAATGCCAGACAACATGGGGAAAGTTTTTTTCACAAATGCAGGAGCAGAGTCTAATGAAAATGCAGTAAAGATAGCAAGGTTATATACTGGGAAATCAAAAATATTTAGTCGTTATCGTAGTTATCATGGATCGTCATTTGGATCAGGAAACCTAACTGGAGAACCAAGGAGATATGCGTTAGAGCCAGGAATTCCAGGGTTTATAAAATTCTTTGATCCATATATTTATAGGGAAGCTATAGAATTTGAATCAGAGGAAGCTGCAACAAAGTATTATTTGGATAAGCTTAGAGAACAAATTATATACGAAGGGCCAGATAGTATAGCTGCTATTGTACTTGAGACTATAACAGGGTCAAATGGAGTTATTATTCCACCTAAAGGATATCTTCCAGGTGTTAGAAAGCTATGTGATGAGTTTAAAATTCTAATGATATGTGATGAGGTTATGACTGGTTGGGGTAGAACTGGTAAGATGTTTGGATTTGAAAACTTTGATATTAAACCAGATATAGTGACATTTGCTAAAGGAGTAACTTGTGGATATGTACAGCTTGGAGGAGTAGTAGTAAGTAAAGAAATAGCGGAATACTTTGATGATAACTTACTATCCTGTGGATTAACTTATAGTGGACATCCGTTAGCTTGTGCAGCGGGAATTGCTTGCGTTAACTATTATGAAGATGAGAATATATTAGAAAACGTAAATTCAGTTGGAAAAGTGCTTGGAGAAAGATTAGAAGAATTAAAAGAGAAGCATCCATCAGTTGGAGATGTAAGATATATAGGATTATTTTCAGCCGTAGAATTAGTTAAGGATAAGAAGACTAAGGAGCCACTAGTACCATATGGTAAGGATCCAGAAGGAATTATGGGGAAAATATTAGGAGAATTAAAGGCAAGAAAATTTATGACATATACCCATGAAAATATGATTCTTGTAGCACCTCCGTTAATTATCACAAAGGAGCAATTAGAAGAAGAGTTAGTGAAATTAGATGAAGTACTATACATTGTTGATAAGAAATATATCTAA
- a CDS encoding PucR family transcriptional regulator: MSITVGKLFGNGAVLYQMKLLAGQKGLNRLVEWVHIIENDEVSKFLHGNEVVLTSGMLNTYDGWLLEYTKKLYNVGISAFVVNIGPYTKSIPKEVIKFCNEVNMPLYTIPWETRMVDITRDICYRIMQKEQAEISIATTIKNIIFKVGDLETHILQMERYGYLRDSHFCFIVMSFRNEKGNDEEIDMNRIKRYTERIARSIHELYIAFSYNDCLVLLLVNYGNYDIENFVNTFFRSWNEPYWKVHMGISDNKVGIKVQADNFNNAYTAMTMARKKNNEVVYYDKLDIYKLLLNTKDKDALKEYYEATLGNLEKYDRENNTDLMTFLYMYLESNGSQSLVAERQFIHRNTVNNQLKKIEKVTGFNPLDLDQKLRFYLAFYIRDIL; this comes from the coding sequence ATGTCAATTACTGTGGGAAAGTTGTTTGGAAATGGGGCAGTTTTATACCAAATGAAGCTACTTGCGGGACAAAAAGGTCTTAATAGGTTAGTGGAGTGGGTACATATTATTGAAAATGATGAGGTAAGTAAATTTCTTCATGGAAATGAAGTTGTACTAACTTCAGGAATGCTTAATACCTATGATGGATGGCTGCTTGAATATACAAAAAAGTTATATAATGTGGGTATAAGTGCCTTTGTAGTAAATATTGGACCATACACAAAATCAATACCTAAAGAGGTAATTAAGTTTTGCAATGAAGTTAATATGCCACTTTATACTATTCCTTGGGAAACAAGAATGGTAGATATCACAAGGGATATTTGCTATCGCATTATGCAAAAAGAGCAGGCTGAAATAAGTATTGCAACAACTATTAAAAACATTATATTTAAAGTTGGAGATTTAGAAACTCACATTTTACAGATGGAGAGGTATGGATATTTAAGAGATAGTCATTTCTGTTTCATTGTAATGTCTTTTAGAAATGAAAAAGGCAATGATGAAGAAATAGATATGAATAGAATAAAAAGATATACAGAAAGAATAGCTAGAAGCATTCATGAACTGTATATCGCCTTTTCCTATAATGATTGTTTAGTTCTGCTACTTGTTAATTATGGAAATTATGATATAGAGAATTTCGTTAACACATTTTTTAGGAGTTGGAATGAACCTTATTGGAAGGTACATATGGGTATAAGTGATAATAAGGTTGGAATTAAGGTACAAGCTGACAATTTTAATAATGCTTATACAGCTATGACTATGGCTAGAAAGAAAAATAATGAAGTAGTTTATTATGATAAATTGGATATTTATAAGTTACTATTAAATACAAAGGATAAAGATGCATTAAAGGAATATTATGAAGCCACTTTAGGAAATTTAGAAAAGTATGATAGAGAAAATAATACGGATTTAATGACTTTCTTATATATGTATCTTGAAAGTAATGGAAGTCAGAGTCTAGTTGCTGAGAGACAATTCATTCATAGAAATACAGTTAATAATCAACTTAAGAAGATTGAAAAAGTTACTGGCTTTAATCCATTAGATCTAGATCAAAAGTTAAGATTTTACTTAGCTTTTTACATCAGAGATATTTTGTGA
- a CDS encoding phytoene desaturase family protein, whose protein sequence is MSQADRYDAIIIGAGMGGLSTAAFLAKEGKNVLVIEKHDKPGGFITSFHRKGCRFDIGLEGLMELGENGDITGFLKYFGVSVETTKRTEKLRIFTGDKDYILSSATLKSDFIKQFPHEKEAINNFFNLNEKILSEMYSGGAPKPPYEMGLFEKLKFGIESMIKRPTLMKYGMKNAYPILKKTFKDKDLINVIISKGICNMVYLGYVYRWDVVNRDIVYYPINGMQAIPDVVVQNINYNDGQVLLNTEVKEILIENGVAKGVECTNGCRYYADIVVSNSSVLYTVNKLAKDSKELEPLRNSVEKREIYPGAMINFMGVSRDYDFGGVNYIAIMDKDTIDMDFDDYTPYNCPIWLIVSEKPKEQLDHSVTILAYLPYKYHNNWETGKDGTRGEEYRKLKSEVETIITNRICEKMGEDFRKSILFCVASTPVSSERYTYSTEGAFMGWMMNEGNYGKFIPQETKVNNLYLVGQWVFPGGGVAGVMASAYYLSKKILAIDNIDLEKKYKEFFEANK, encoded by the coding sequence ATGTCACAAGCCGATAGATATGATGCTATTATAATTGGGGCAGGCATGGGAGGACTTAGTACTGCAGCTTTTTTAGCTAAAGAAGGAAAGAACGTTTTAGTTATAGAAAAGCACGATAAACCTGGTGGGTTTATTACTTCATTTCATAGAAAAGGATGCCGCTTTGACATTGGGTTAGAAGGCCTAATGGAGCTTGGTGAAAATGGTGATATAACTGGATTTTTAAAATACTTTGGAGTATCAGTTGAGACTACTAAAAGAACAGAAAAGTTAAGAATTTTTACTGGGGATAAGGATTATATCTTGAGCTCAGCTACATTAAAAAGTGATTTTATAAAACAATTTCCGCATGAAAAAGAAGCCATTAATAACTTTTTTAACTTAAATGAGAAGATTTTAAGTGAAATGTATAGTGGAGGGGCACCAAAACCTCCTTATGAAATGGGGTTATTTGAAAAGCTTAAATTTGGAATTGAGTCTATGATAAAAAGACCAACCTTAATGAAATATGGAATGAAAAATGCATATCCCATATTAAAAAAGACATTTAAGGATAAAGATTTAATTAACGTTATAATATCAAAGGGCATATGTAATATGGTGTACTTAGGGTATGTCTATAGATGGGATGTAGTAAATAGAGATATTGTTTACTATCCTATTAATGGAATGCAGGCAATTCCTGATGTTGTAGTGCAAAATATTAATTATAATGATGGACAAGTGCTATTAAATACTGAGGTTAAAGAAATTCTTATAGAAAATGGAGTTGCAAAAGGCGTGGAGTGCACTAATGGGTGTAGATACTATGCTGATATTGTAGTTTCGAATTCATCAGTACTCTATACAGTGAATAAACTTGCTAAGGATTCAAAAGAATTAGAACCATTAAGAAATAGTGTAGAAAAACGTGAAATATATCCTGGAGCTATGATTAATTTCATGGGAGTAAGTAGAGACTATGATTTTGGTGGAGTAAACTATATTGCTATTATGGACAAGGATACCATAGATATGGATTTTGATGATTATACTCCATATAATTGTCCTATATGGCTTATCGTAAGTGAAAAACCTAAAGAACAGTTAGATCATTCAGTTACAATATTAGCTTACCTACCATATAAATATCATAATAACTGGGAGACTGGAAAAGATGGTACTAGAGGAGAAGAATATAGAAAATTAAAGAGTGAAGTAGAGACTATTATAACTAATAGAATTTGCGAAAAAATGGGCGAAGATTTTAGAAAGTCTATCCTATTTTGTGTAGCGTCAACTCCAGTATCTTCTGAAAGATATACCTATAGCACTGAGGGTGCATTTATGGGTTGGATGATGAATGAAGGAAACTACGGCAAATTTATTCCTCAAGAAACTAAAGTAAATAATCTTTATTTAGTTGGGCAGTGGGTCTTCCCTGGTGGCGGGGTAGCAGGTGTAATGGCAAGTGCATATTACTTATCTAAAAAGATCTTAGCTATAGATAATATAGATTTAGAAAAGAAATATAAAGAGTTTTTTGAAGCTAATAAATAA
- a CDS encoding cation:proton antiporter — MEKILLDIVLILIFTKIGGIISRKLKMPEVLGALIAGVILGPVVLNFVQYDNNIKLLSNLGVIMLMFLAGLETNVEEFKKAGFSSFIIAVAGIMLPLVLGTLGAYMFFDNFWENIFVGVILTATSVSISVETLKELGKLNTRSGINILGAAVIDDVLGLILISIVLAVAQTSSSSVGVSGILPILYVLIKIIVFCTISIIGVVYLPKYINKLADYMKSSRDFLTLSIAFAILIAFIAESLGIAAITGAYICGLMFSQLTHKEYLERSIKSISSGFLSLIFFASVGIETSLKGLNTEVILITIVMFVIAVIGKVVGCGFAARFLKMSKSESIQIGAGMISRGEVAIITANIGLQKGIISQEIFLPTIIVVILTTIITPILLKLAFSHKFEKKDGAL, encoded by the coding sequence ATGGAAAAGATATTATTGGATATTGTTTTAATTCTTATATTTACTAAGATTGGTGGAATTATAAGTAGAAAATTAAAAATGCCTGAGGTTTTGGGGGCATTAATTGCAGGTGTTATACTTGGACCAGTTGTATTGAATTTTGTACAATATGATAACAATATTAAATTACTATCAAACCTTGGTGTAATCATGCTTATGTTTCTTGCAGGCTTAGAAACTAATGTTGAAGAGTTTAAAAAAGCAGGCTTTTCTTCATTTATAATTGCAGTAGCAGGTATAATGCTTCCGCTTGTTTTAGGAACTTTAGGTGCATATATGTTCTTTGATAACTTTTGGGAAAACATATTTGTAGGAGTTATTTTAACTGCAACAAGTGTAAGTATTTCAGTTGAAACTCTTAAAGAACTTGGAAAGCTTAATACTAGATCAGGAATAAATATTCTCGGAGCAGCAGTAATTGACGATGTTTTAGGACTTATACTAATATCAATTGTTCTCGCAGTAGCACAAACTTCAAGTTCAAGTGTTGGAGTTTCAGGAATATTACCTATTCTATATGTACTTATAAAAATAATTGTGTTTTGTACAATTTCTATAATTGGAGTTGTATATTTACCTAAGTATATTAATAAGCTTGCTGATTATATGAAATCTAGCAGAGATTTTCTTACACTTTCTATAGCATTTGCAATTTTAATAGCATTTATAGCTGAAAGCTTAGGTATAGCGGCAATTACAGGAGCATATATATGTGGACTTATGTTTTCACAACTTACCCATAAAGAGTATTTAGAGAGAAGTATAAAGTCTATATCATCAGGCTTTTTATCACTTATATTTTTTGCAAGTGTTGGGATTGAAACAAGTTTAAAGGGATTAAATACAGAAGTAATTCTAATTACTATCGTTATGTTTGTAATTGCTGTAATAGGAAAAGTGGTAGGCTGCGGCTTTGCTGCAAGATTTCTTAAGATGAGTAAAAGTGAATCAATTCAAATTGGGGCAGGTATGATTTCAAGAGGTGAAGTTGCTATAATTACTGCCAATATAGGACTTCAAAAGGGTATTATATCGCAAGAAATCTTCTTGCCAACTATAATTGTGGTAATACTCACTACAATTATTACACCTATCCTGTTAAAGTTAGCCTTTTCTCATAAATTTGAAAAGAAAGATGGAGCTCTTTAG
- a CDS encoding TIGR04104 family putative zinc finger protein, producing the protein MLIQKCKKCSNKFKWSTIIKAIWSWGGFKPIKCENCKTIHLIKPIARIIIIVLALIPLLFENHVFEIFKAFGLNAYIFWAYPAWMILLILSSPFFVRFYIKE; encoded by the coding sequence ATGTTAATTCAGAAATGTAAAAAATGTTCCAATAAATTTAAGTGGTCAACTATTATTAAAGCTATTTGGAGCTGGGGTGGATTTAAGCCGATTAAATGTGAAAACTGCAAAACTATACATTTAATAAAACCCATTGCTCGTATAATTATAATTGTACTTGCTCTTATTCCATTATTATTTGAGAACCATGTATTTGAAATATTCAAGGCATTCGGATTAAATGCTTATATATTCTGGGCTTATCCAGCTTGGATGATTTTATTAATCCTTTCATCACCTTTTTTCGTAAGATTTTATATTAAAGAATAG
- a CDS encoding acyl-CoA thioesterase, whose translation MYVSETKIVVRYAETDQMGIVHHSNYYIWFEQGRTDYIKGCNMSYSDMEERGILMPLAESSCKYIQGAKYEDELIIKSWVSHLSPVKVVFNYSVIREKDQKEISKGSTVHAFVNKDLRIMNIKKTHSDIYEKLQTLM comes from the coding sequence GTGTACGTAAGCGAAACAAAAATTGTTGTTAGATATGCAGAAACTGATCAGATGGGAATAGTACATCATTCTAATTATTATATTTGGTTTGAACAAGGTAGAACTGATTATATAAAAGGCTGCAATATGAGTTATAGTGATATGGAGGAGAGGGGCATATTAATGCCGCTTGCTGAAAGTAGCTGTAAATATATTCAAGGTGCTAAGTATGAAGATGAATTAATAATAAAGTCTTGGGTAAGTCACTTATCGCCAGTGAAAGTGGTATTTAATTATTCTGTAATTAGAGAAAAGGATCAAAAGGAAATTTCTAAAGGAAGTACGGTACATGCTTTTGTAAATAAAGACCTTAGAATAATGAATATTAAAAAGACGCATTCAGATATTTATGAGAAGCTGCAAACATTGATGTAA
- a CDS encoding CGGC domain-containing protein has translation MNNIGIITCFNESKICSSYGCFKAFNDRNASFKDYDLNSEIICFIHCNGCSENSLEQMLHRANQMKNRGVDTIHISTCIKINCKMYNDFIKLLSKEFNIIGYTHD, from the coding sequence ATGAATAACATTGGTATTATTACATGTTTTAACGAAAGTAAGATTTGTTCAAGTTATGGATGCTTTAAGGCTTTTAATGACAGAAATGCTTCCTTTAAAGATTATGATTTAAATTCTGAAATAATATGTTTTATTCATTGCAATGGATGCTCTGAAAATTCACTAGAACAAATGTTACATAGAGCTAATCAAATGAAAAATAGAGGGGTAGATACTATACACATATCTACATGTATTAAAATAAATTGCAAAATGTATAATGATTTTATTAAACTATTATCTAAAGAATTTAATATTATTGGCTATACTCATGATTAA
- a CDS encoding methyl-accepting chemotaxis protein, whose translation MKIKTIKNKLILTFILVILVPMCTTGIISNVVLTKSLESSYSSSIEKSITGLNKVVDESYNGYEASLAQITENSISKNSLANPNGAIVKKELNGIIKSNPKILNAYIATEDKSMYIFPETELPKGYNPTVKSWYKDTISNDKILWQDAYKDVATGKMVVTATKKIVDESGKAIGVAGIDIDITNIADLVNKTQIENTGEVLLMDKTGVVIASKNKDILQKNLNPDRVNTNADTQDQKMENAFKDKSEVSWMKPVIEGKSGADQTKILGKDKLIYYTSNDKSGWKLVGMLDTSEVYAKVFSTIKITGGLFLLFIIAALWVGVRISKSLTSPINQLKEAMKKGEAGDLTVITNIKSSDELGELGGRFANMIDSVKNLVLSVKTSADNVLKVSETLTKRADEVSTSSEEIARVMDDIASGVQEQATEVDKAAGIATDFNNSLTIIKEYNSKMNKESQEIETSSEKTMAAFKELKTKNESTINGVSETAKSIGVLVKETEDVGQILSTILDISEQTNLLALNAAIEAARAGESGRGFAVVAEEVRQLAEQSGTSAENIRNIITRVIETTKVAAANMDNIRADVENQNSAVTYTEQNFVSLNKSIESIVEKIEAMNKNIELMLSNSDLLTSNIHNISAVSEESAAATEEVNAGIANQLNDIQNVKSQADELYNLAQTLDNLIEKFQV comes from the coding sequence AGTTATCTTAGTACCTATGTGTACTACCGGCATCATTTCTAATGTCGTGCTGACAAAAAGTCTTGAATCTTCTTATTCTAGTTCTATAGAGAAGTCTATAACTGGATTAAATAAAGTAGTAGATGAGTCTTATAATGGTTATGAGGCATCATTAGCTCAGATAACAGAAAATTCTATATCAAAAAATTCATTAGCTAACCCTAATGGAGCTATAGTAAAAAAAGAACTTAATGGAATAATAAAAAGTAATCCTAAGATATTAAATGCTTATATTGCAACTGAAGATAAAAGCATGTACATATTTCCTGAGACAGAGCTTCCAAAGGGGTATAATCCTACTGTAAAGTCTTGGTATAAAGATACAATCTCTAATGATAAGATACTTTGGCAAGATGCTTATAAGGATGTAGCAACTGGAAAGATGGTAGTAACTGCTACAAAGAAAATAGTAGATGAATCTGGAAAAGCAATAGGGGTTGCTGGAATAGATATTGATATTACTAATATCGCAGATCTAGTTAATAAGACTCAAATTGAAAACACAGGCGAAGTACTTCTTATGGATAAAACGGGAGTAGTAATCGCCTCTAAGAATAAAGATATATTACAGAAAAACTTAAATCCTGATAGAGTAAATACTAATGCAGATACACAAGATCAAAAGATGGAAAATGCATTTAAGGATAAATCAGAAGTATCTTGGATGAAACCAGTAATTGAAGGTAAATCAGGTGCTGATCAAACAAAGATTCTTGGAAAAGATAAATTAATTTATTATACAAGTAATGATAAGTCTGGTTGGAAGCTTGTTGGAATGCTAGATACTAGTGAAGTATACGCTAAAGTTTTTTCTACAATTAAAATAACCGGGGGACTTTTCTTATTATTTATAATAGCTGCACTTTGGGTTGGAGTTAGAATATCTAAGAGTTTAACTAGTCCAATTAATCAATTAAAAGAAGCAATGAAAAAAGGTGAAGCAGGTGACTTAACAGTTATTACTAACATAAAAAGTTCTGATGAGCTTGGAGAACTAGGTGGAAGATTCGCGAACATGATTGATAGTGTTAAAAACCTAGTTTTATCTGTAAAAACCTCTGCTGATAATGTATTAAAGGTTTCAGAAACTTTAACTAAACGAGCAGATGAAGTTTCAACATCTTCTGAAGAGATAGCTAGAGTTATGGATGATATCGCAAGTGGAGTACAAGAACAGGCAACAGAAGTAGACAAGGCTGCTGGAATTGCAACTGATTTTAATAATAGCTTAACTATTATAAAAGAATATAATAGTAAGATGAATAAAGAAAGTCAAGAGATAGAAACAAGCAGTGAAAAAACAATGGCTGCCTTTAAAGAACTTAAAACTAAAAATGAAAGTACAATAAACGGTGTTTCAGAAACAGCAAAGAGTATTGGAGTTTTAGTAAAAGAAACTGAAGATGTAGGCCAAATACTTAGTACAATACTAGATATTTCTGAACAAACTAATCTTTTAGCATTAAATGCAGCGATAGAAGCTGCAAGAGCTGGAGAGTCTGGAAGAGGCTTTGCTGTAGTTGCAGAAGAAGTTAGACAGCTTGCAGAACAATCTGGTACATCAGCAGAGAACATAAGAAATATAATTACTAGAGTTATTGAAACAACTAAGGTTGCAGCAGCAAATATGGATAACATTAGAGCTGATGTAGAAAATCAAAACTCAGCAGTTACTTATACTGAACAAAACTTTGTAAGTTTAAATAAATCAATTGAAAGTATAGTAGAAAAAATAGAAGCTATGAATAAAAACATAGAATTAATGCTATCTAATAGTGATCTACTTACTTCAAATATTCATAATATATCAGCTGTTTCAGAAGAATCAGCAGCTGCAACAGAAGAGGTTAATGCAGGTATTGCTAACCAATTAAATGATATACAAAATGTAAAATCACAAGCAGATGAGCTTTATAACTTAGCTCAAACTTTAGATAACTTAATAGAAAAATTCCAAGTTTAA